A genomic window from Elaeis guineensis isolate ETL-2024a chromosome 3, EG11, whole genome shotgun sequence includes:
- the LOC140856260 gene encoding NAC transcription factor 29-like: MADNVASDPLMADSMASNPESSMDKGNEEEEDIVIDTRQGPDSRFPPGYRFNPRDDELILHYLRRKIANEPLLYDVFNDVNLYEYHPATLVEKFKHCGDNRWYFFTPRDRKYPNGIRPNRKTVDGYWKATGVEKKIIHDGEQIGVRKALVFYTGKAGKGSKTDWIMYEYINQDRSNRPRRPDGTMKLDDWVLCTIQKKRGADEDTGGEPEEPTQAQQASTSQSREQKQPRADEEKSGEPEGHQKPNKPPLAGLLKNQEHLRFNRFHMMVEKWNH; encoded by the exons ATGGCTGACAATGTAGCTTCGGATCCATTGATGGCTGATAGCATGGCTTCGAATCCCGAGAGTAGCATGGACAAGGGCAATGAAGAAGAGGAGGACATAGTGATAGATACCAGACAGGGTCCTGATTCCAGATTCCCTCCAGGATATCGTTTCAACCCTCGTGATGATGAGCTTATACTTCACTACTTAAGGAGAAAGATTGCAAACGAACCATTGCTTTACGATGTTTTTAATGATGTCAATCTATATGAATATCATCCAGCAACACTTGTAG AAAAATTTAAACATTGTGGAGACAACAGGTGGTACTTCTTCACCCCAAGAGATCGCAAGTATCCAAATGGTATTCGACCCAATCGTAAAACAGTTGATGGATATTGGAAAGCCACCGGTGTTGAGAAAAAAATCATACACGATGGTGAACAAATTGGAGTACGAAAAGCTTTGGTTTTCTACACTGGGAAGGCTGGAAAAGGAAGCAAGACTGACTGGATCATGTATGAATATATCAATCAAGATCGTTCCAACCGTCCTCGTAGACCTGATGGCACAATGAAG TTGGATGACTGGGTTTTATGTACCATACAAAAGAAGCGAGGAGCTGATGAGGACACAGGTGGCGAGCCAGAGGAGCCAACACAAGCCCAACAAGCCAGCACTAGCCAATCTAGGGAGCAAAAGCAGCCAAGAGCTGATGAGGAGAAAAGTGGGGAGCCAGAGGGCCACCAAAAGCCCAACAAGCCACCACTAGCCGGTCTACTGAAAAACCAGGAACATCTCAGGTTCAACAGATTCCACATGATGGTAGAGAAGTGGAACCACTAG
- the LOC105041834 gene encoding germin-like protein 8-14: MLPILLLSLLFSSSSHAADFCVADLTGPETPSGYHCKNESAVTADDFVMTGLGVPGNFSSMFKAAPKAAFVRQFPGINGLGISAAFVYYAPGGFIPLHTHPAGSELIVVTQGTLLAGFISSANNAYYKTLNTGDAMVFPQGLLHFQVNVGETTAIAVVGFSSPSPGIQTTSFSLFAGNLPSALVEKVTFLDDDEVKKLKKMLGGTG; the protein is encoded by the coding sequence ATGCTTCCcatcctcctcctctccctcctcttctcctcctcctcccacgCCGCAGACTTCTGCGTGGCGGATCTAACGGGCCCAGAGACCCCCTCGGGCTACCACTGCAAGAACGAATCTGCCGTCACCGCCGATGACTTCGTCATGACCGGCCTCGGCGTGCCCGGCAACTTCTCGAGCATGTTTAAGGCTGCACCCAAGGCCGCCTTCGTCCGCCAGTTTCCCGGCATCAACGGGCTTGGCATCTCAGCTGCCTTCGTCTATTATGCCCCTGGGGGTTTTATTCCCCTCCACACCCACCCAGCCGGCAGTGAACTCATTGTGGTCACCCAGGGCACCCTCCTTGCTGGCTTTATCTCCTCCGCCAATAACGCCTACTATAAAACCCTCAACACGGGCGACGCCATGGTCTTCCCCCAGGGGCTGCTGCACTTCCAAGTGAATGTTGGTGAGACGACCGCGATAGCCGTCGTCGGCTTCAGTAGCCCGAGCCCTGGGATCCAAACAACATCGTTCTCGCTCTTTGCGGGCAATTTGCCATCGGCATTGGTGGAGAAGGTTACCTTCCTTGATGATGATGAAGTGAAGAAGCTCAAGAAGATGTTGGGAGGGACTGGGTAG